A stretch of Chitinophagaceae bacterium DNA encodes these proteins:
- a CDS encoding alpha/beta hydrolase encodes MNRCLVIWMMIQSSIAAIAQIPNVSLGSIWHFENFPSRYVAARNVDVWLPDGYSATKKYAVLYMHDGKSLFDSSIVWNHQEWGVDEVLGKLMAENKIKDCIVVGAWNTELTRHNEYLPQKPYESLRRDQQQVLLKAKRVGGNDVFSVDEIRSDDYLRFLVQELKPYIDSAFSTLPDQQHTFISGSSMGGLISIYAICEYPGVFGGAACLSTHWTGIFRKENNPFPGAMINYLGKNLPSPENHKIYFDHGTETIDSLYRSYQLRVDRKMKSRGFNKMNWVTKEYPGADHSERSWNKRLEIPMNFLLKK; translated from the coding sequence ATGAATCGCTGCCTGGTTATATGGATGATGATTCAGAGCAGTATTGCGGCCATCGCACAAATTCCCAACGTAAGTTTAGGCAGTATTTGGCATTTTGAGAATTTCCCTTCCAGGTATGTGGCGGCACGCAATGTGGATGTGTGGCTCCCGGATGGATATTCAGCAACGAAAAAATATGCCGTGTTATATATGCACGACGGTAAGTCGTTGTTTGATTCATCCATTGTGTGGAATCACCAGGAATGGGGTGTTGATGAAGTGCTGGGGAAATTAATGGCCGAAAATAAGATAAAAGACTGCATTGTTGTGGGTGCCTGGAACACGGAACTTACCCGGCATAATGAATACCTTCCGCAAAAGCCGTATGAATCGTTAAGAAGGGACCAGCAGCAGGTATTGCTCAAGGCCAAACGGGTCGGTGGAAATGATGTATTCAGCGTTGATGAGATCCGGTCGGATGATTATTTACGCTTCCTGGTGCAGGAACTGAAACCTTATATCGACAGCGCCTTTTCAACCCTGCCCGATCAACAGCATACATTTATTTCAGGCTCCAGCATGGGCGGGCTGATCTCCATTTATGCCATCTGTGAATACCCCGGTGTATTTGGAGGGGCAGCCTGTCTTTCCACACACTGGACGGGTATTTTCCGGAAAGAGAATAACCCGTTTCCCGGGGCAATGATCAACTATCTTGGAAAAAACCTCCCATCCCCTGAAAACCATAAGATCTATTTTGACCATGGCACTGAAACCATCGACAGTTTGTACAGGTCCTACCAACTGAGGGTTGACAGAAAAATGAAGAGCAGGGGATTTAATAAGATGAACTGGGTCACGAAAGAATACCCCGGGGCCGATCATTCCGAAAGATCCTGGAACAAAAGGCTTGAGATCCCCATGAATTTTTTATTGAAGAAATAA
- the nuoH gene encoding NADH-quinone oxidoreductase subunit NuoH, with translation MRSLTDITNIIHDWLYHTFSATWALIFEMVIAGVAVIGLFAVLGLVLVIMERRVAAWIQIRLGPNRVGPKGMLQSLADTLKLLVKEGMTPAGADKFLFNLAPFIAMMVAMLLMAPIAFAKDFQLWDLNIGVLYISAVSSIMVISILMAGWASNNKYSLMGAMRSGAQIVSYELSAGLSILTIVVLTGSLNITDIINAQADGWWIFKGHIPVLISFVIFIIAVTAETNRAPFDLAEAESELTAGFHTEYSGMKFALFFLAEYINVFIVCAIGATLFLGGWMPFHIGHWEAFNHVMDYVPSSVWFFGKTFFLIFVIMWFRWTFPRLRIDQLLNLEWKYLLPISMFNLLLVTAIAILGWHF, from the coding sequence ATGCGGAGCTTAACTGACATAACAAACATTATTCACGACTGGCTATACCATACATTCAGTGCAACCTGGGCATTGATATTTGAAATGGTTATTGCCGGTGTAGCTGTGATTGGATTGTTTGCTGTACTTGGACTTGTTTTGGTGATCATGGAAAGAAGGGTAGCTGCCTGGATACAGATACGCTTAGGGCCAAACCGTGTGGGACCAAAAGGAATGCTGCAATCACTGGCAGATACGTTAAAGTTATTGGTGAAAGAAGGCATGACACCCGCCGGAGCAGATAAATTCCTGTTCAACCTGGCTCCATTTATTGCCATGATGGTGGCGATGCTTTTAATGGCACCCATCGCTTTTGCAAAAGACTTTCAATTGTGGGACCTGAATATCGGTGTACTTTATATATCGGCGGTTTCATCCATCATGGTCATAAGTATTTTAATGGCCGGCTGGGCAAGCAATAATAAATACTCACTGATGGGGGCTATGCGTAGTGGGGCCCAAATAGTGAGTTATGAATTATCTGCAGGCTTATCCATACTTACCATTGTGGTGCTTACCGGAAGTTTGAATATTACAGACATCATCAACGCACAGGCTGATGGCTGGTGGATCTTTAAGGGGCATATTCCTGTACTTATTTCATTTGTTATTTTTATAATCGCAGTAACAGCAGAAACAAACCGGGCTCCGTTTGACCTGGCTGAAGCGGAATCTGAATTAACAGCCGGGTTCCATACAGAATATTCGGGAATGAAATTCGCCCTGTTCTTCCTGGCAGAATATATCAATGTATTCATTGTATGCGCTATTGGTGCAACGTTATTCCTGGGTGGATGGATGCCCTTTCATATCGGCCATTGGGAAGCATTCAACCATGTAATGGATTATGTTCCATCAAGCGTTTGGTTTTTTGGTAAAACCTTTTTCTTAATATTTGTGATCATGTGGTTCAGGTGGACATTCCCACGCCTGCGTATTGACCAGTTGCTGAACCTGGAGTGGAAATACTTATTACCGATCAGCATGTTTAATTTATTATTGGTAACGGCGATAGCCATTTTGGGGTGGCATTTTTGA
- a CDS encoding NADH-quinone oxidoreductase subunit N, protein MKSELLVTAIIFLLLFIKLGKGMKNESMLLLIQVLLLLNFMAGFFFNKAGTLFDGMYQSTEMIVLQKNILNLGVYLISLLFSGWFKRSEHMPEFFMLMLSALLGMFFLISSGNLLMFFLSLELATIPVAAMANFDLDKKRSSEAAMKMILTSAFSSGILLFGISLIYGATGTIRFPELTQYLDGSPLQILAFVFLFAAFAFKLSVVPFHLWTADVYEGSPMAATSFLSVISKGAVAFIFIATLYKVFQPMNGVWYNMVMILSIATMIIGNLFALRQQNIKRFLAFSSIAQVGFILVGISGNSKDGLASVVYFILIYIFSNLAAFGVAAAISSQTDKENIDDYKGLYQTNPFLSWILALALFSLAGIPPTAGFFGKLFLLTAGASNGSYFFITIAALNMIISLYYYLRVVRAVFMEKNEQPVEKIQVGLSAKLGLMICAAGIVLAGLLSWIYDYIQSLS, encoded by the coding sequence ATGAAAAGTGAACTGCTGGTTACTGCCATCATCTTCCTGCTCCTGTTCATCAAACTGGGCAAAGGGATGAAGAATGAATCCATGCTGCTGCTGATACAGGTATTGTTGCTGCTGAACTTTATGGCAGGTTTCTTTTTCAACAAGGCAGGCACATTATTCGACGGCATGTACCAGTCAACAGAAATGATCGTTCTGCAGAAGAATATCCTGAACCTGGGAGTGTATCTCATTTCGTTGTTATTCAGCGGTTGGTTCAAAAGATCGGAACACATGCCTGAATTCTTCATGCTGATGCTTTCAGCCTTGCTGGGTATGTTCTTTCTCATCTCCAGCGGCAACCTGCTCATGTTCTTTTTGTCGCTTGAACTGGCCACCATACCGGTTGCTGCCATGGCCAACTTTGACCTGGATAAAAAAAGGTCATCCGAAGCAGCGATGAAGATGATCTTAACATCCGCTTTCTCTTCCGGCATTTTATTGTTTGGTATCTCGCTGATCTATGGTGCGACGGGTACCATACGTTTTCCGGAATTGACGCAGTACCTGGACGGAAGTCCGCTTCAGATACTTGCCTTCGTATTTTTATTTGCCGCTTTTGCCTTTAAACTGTCCGTTGTGCCGTTCCATTTATGGACGGCAGATGTTTACGAAGGTTCGCCCATGGCTGCGACCTCGTTCTTATCGGTCATTTCAAAGGGTGCCGTTGCCTTTATATTCATAGCAACACTGTATAAGGTATTTCAACCCATGAACGGGGTCTGGTATAATATGGTGATGATACTTTCCATCGCCACCATGATCATTGGCAACCTGTTTGCATTGCGGCAGCAGAACATCAAACGCTTCCTTGCTTTTTCATCGATTGCCCAGGTTGGCTTTATCCTGGTAGGTATCAGCGGTAATTCCAAAGATGGGCTGGCTTCTGTTGTCTATTTTATACTGATATACATTTTCTCCAACCTGGCTGCATTCGGTGTGGCAGCAGCCATCTCATCACAAACGGATAAGGAGAATATTGATGATTATAAAGGGCTTTACCAAACCAACCCATTCCTGAGCTGGATACTGGCATTGGCATTATTCTCACTGGCAGGTATCCCGCCAACGGCAGGATTCTTTGGCAAGTTATTTTTGCTAACTGCAGGTGCATCCAACGGCAGTTATTTTTTCATTACCATTGCGGCGCTGAATATGATCATCTCGTTGTATTATTATCTAAGGGTGGTACGTGCAGTATTCATGGAGAAGAATGAGCAGCCGGTGGAAAAAATACAGGTCGGTCTTTCAGCAAAACTCGGGCTGATGATCTGTGCAGCCGGTATTGTGCTGGCTGGTTTACTGAGCTGGATCTATGATTACATTCAATCATTAAGTTAG
- a CDS encoding 4Fe-4S binding protein has translation MFIVKYIKDVFGALRSLAVGMRRTGYYFTHHKEIITEQYPDNKDTLVLADRFKGEVVMPHDENNEHRCTGCTACELACPNGTIKVVTKFDITPEGKKKKAIDKLVYHLELCTMCNLCIIACPSDAIVMAQTFEHSVFDRAELTKMLNNPGSKIMEGVE, from the coding sequence ATGTTTATAGTAAAATACATAAAAGATGTTTTTGGTGCATTAAGATCATTGGCTGTAGGCATGCGGCGTACAGGGTATTATTTTACGCATCACAAAGAGATCATCACCGAGCAGTATCCTGATAACAAAGATACCCTGGTGCTGGCTGACCGGTTTAAGGGTGAAGTGGTGATGCCGCATGATGAGAATAATGAACATCGTTGTACAGGCTGCACGGCATGCGAACTTGCCTGCCCGAACGGAACGATCAAAGTGGTGACCAAATTCGACATTACACCCGAAGGGAAAAAGAAAAAAGCGATCGATAAACTGGTATATCATTTAGAGCTCTGTACCATGTGCAACCTGTGCATCATCGCCTGCCCGTCCGATGCGATCGTGATGGCGCAGACCTTTGAGCACAGTGTTTTTGACAGGGCGGAGTTAACTAAAATGTTAAATAACCCCGGATCCAAAATAATGGAAGGGGTGGAATAG
- a CDS encoding NADH-quinone oxidoreductase subunit D gives MFEEIGTTTEGDLVINVGPQHPATHGVLHLVITLNGETIKKVEPHLGYIHRSIEKMCESLTYRQFIYVTSRMDYLSAHINNHACALCVEKGMQIEVPERAQVIRVIMDELTRIASHELWWGAMAMDIGAFTPFFHAFREREKINEIMEETCGARLTMNYYVPGGLMADLHPDFQRKVKEFIALFKRKVNEYDELVTGNIIFINRMKGIGILSKENAVSFGCTGPAARGSGVSCDIRKLYPYAVYGKVQFDEILETGCDSLARYMIRIREMKQSIRIIEQLIDNIPEGDFQAKTKAVLKLPKGEFYTRVETARGELGVYIVSEGATTPYRIKFRSPGFSNLSALDHMARGSKLGDLVAMMGTLDLVIPDIDR, from the coding sequence ATGTTTGAAGAAATAGGCACAACCACCGAAGGTGACCTGGTCATCAATGTAGGGCCCCAGCATCCTGCAACACATGGTGTATTGCACCTGGTGATCACCCTGAATGGGGAGACCATTAAAAAGGTTGAGCCGCATCTTGGTTATATACATCGTTCCATCGAAAAAATGTGCGAGAGTTTAACCTACCGGCAATTCATTTATGTGACCAGCCGCATGGATTATCTCTCTGCCCATATAAATAATCATGCCTGCGCCTTATGTGTGGAAAAGGGAATGCAGATCGAAGTTCCGGAAAGGGCACAGGTGATACGGGTGATCATGGATGAACTTACCCGGATCGCTTCGCATGAATTGTGGTGGGGCGCCATGGCCATGGACATCGGTGCATTCACACCTTTCTTTCATGCCTTCCGGGAGCGGGAAAAGATCAATGAGATCATGGAGGAAACCTGCGGCGCAAGGCTTACTATGAATTATTATGTGCCGGGTGGTTTGATGGCGGACCTGCACCCTGACTTTCAGAGGAAAGTAAAGGAATTCATTGCCCTGTTCAAAAGGAAAGTGAATGAGTATGATGAATTGGTGACCGGCAATATCATTTTTATAAACAGGATGAAAGGAATAGGCATCCTGTCAAAAGAAAATGCGGTATCATTTGGTTGCACCGGCCCTGCAGCAAGGGGCAGCGGGGTAAGCTGCGATATCCGGAAATTATATCCTTATGCAGTGTATGGTAAAGTACAGTTTGATGAAATACTGGAAACCGGGTGTGATTCACTGGCCAGGTATATGATACGGATAAGGGAAATGAAACAATCCATCCGGATTATAGAACAGTTAATTGACAATATCCCGGAAGGCGATTTCCAGGCAAAAACAAAAGCCGTGTTGAAATTACCCAAAGGAGAATTTTATACCAGGGTGGAAACAGCAAGAGGGGAGCTGGGTGTATATATTGTTAGTGAGGGAGCAACAACACCTTACCGGATCAAATTCCGTTCACCGGGATTTTCAAACCTTTCGGCCCTGGATCATATGGCGAGGGGAAGTAAGTTGGGAGATCTCGTTGCCATGATGGGAACGCTGGACCTGGTGATACCGGATATAGACAGATAA
- the nuoK gene encoding NADH-quinone oxidoreductase subunit NuoK, protein MSGATIIFYLLAALTLVSGLLAVTTRMIFRAAIYLLFSLIGIAGIYFWLQYEFIAAVQIVVYVGGIVVLIIFSIFLTQQAGDELPRQKMGRQLFSALAAFCGLALVMLQLYQHSFVKTNSPAIEPSVANIGNQMLGVDDNGYALPFEVVSILLLAAMIGCIVIALKSKPDKIMNKEQGISNNEVHFLFISAALFFIGVYGFFTRRNLVTMLMSVELILNSVNLNFIAFNKYLWPDRLDGVFFTIFIIAIAAAEAAVAIAIIINLYRSHQSIDVENAEELKF, encoded by the coding sequence ATGAGCGGAGCGACAATTATATTTTATTTACTGGCTGCACTTACTCTGGTGAGCGGGTTGCTGGCTGTTACCACCCGGATGATATTCCGTGCCGCCATCTATTTATTATTTTCCCTGATCGGCATTGCCGGTATCTATTTCTGGCTGCAGTACGAATTCATTGCTGCGGTGCAGATTGTGGTGTATGTGGGTGGTATCGTGGTGCTCATCATCTTCTCCATTTTTCTTACCCAGCAGGCAGGGGATGAATTGCCCAGACAGAAAATGGGCAGGCAATTATTTTCCGCCCTGGCCGCTTTTTGCGGACTGGCATTGGTCATGCTGCAATTGTATCAGCACAGTTTTGTTAAAACAAATAGCCCCGCCATTGAGCCAAGTGTAGCCAATATAGGTAACCAGATGCTTGGGGTGGATGATAACGGCTATGCACTGCCGTTTGAAGTAGTGAGTATTTTATTACTGGCCGCAATGATCGGCTGTATTGTGATCGCATTAAAAAGTAAACCAGATAAAATAATGAACAAGGAACAAGGAATTTCGAATAATGAAGTTCATTTCTTATTCATCAGCGCAGCACTGTTCTTTATTGGTGTGTATGGCTTCTTTACCCGAAGGAACCTGGTGACCATGCTGATGAGTGTGGAGCTGATACTGAACAGCGTGAACCTGAATTTTATTGCTTTCAATAAATATTTATGGCCCGACAGGCTGGACGGGGTTTTCTTTACCATTTTCATCATTGCCATTGCAGCAGCCGAAGCGGCCGTTGCCATTGCGATCATTATAAATCTTTACCGCAGTCACCAGTCCATCGACGTGGAGAATGCAGAAGAGTTAAAATTTTAA
- a CDS encoding NADH-quinone oxidoreductase subunit B, giving the protein MDVMQNITPKDFPGQVHETPGGGIVLSKLDDVINWARSNSLWPLTFATSCCGIEYMAVAGAKYDFSRFGFEVARASPRQADVIIIAGTIVNKMGPVLKRLYDQMGDPKYVIAMGACAISGGPFFYNTYSVVKGADHIIPVDVYVAGCPPRPEALLHALISLQEKIKAGKTREQIKSGI; this is encoded by the coding sequence ATGGATGTAATGCAAAACATAACGCCCAAAGATTTTCCAGGACAGGTGCATGAAACACCCGGTGGTGGTATTGTATTGAGTAAACTGGATGACGTGATCAACTGGGCCAGGTCCAATTCACTATGGCCGCTCACATTTGCCACCAGTTGTTGTGGTATTGAATATATGGCCGTAGCCGGCGCCAAATACGACTTTTCAAGATTTGGATTCGAAGTGGCACGTGCCTCGCCCAGGCAGGCCGATGTTATCATCATTGCAGGTACCATCGTTAATAAAATGGGTCCGGTATTAAAACGTTTGTACGACCAGATGGGTGATCCTAAATATGTAATTGCCATGGGGGCATGTGCCATCAGCGGCGGTCCCTTCTTCTATAATACCTATTCAGTGGTAAAAGGCGCCGACCATATCATACCGGTAGATGTGTATGTAGCTGGTTGCCCGCCAAGGCCCGAAGCATTGCTGCATGCCTTGATAAGTTTACAGGAGAAGATAAAGGCCGGTAAGACAAGAGAACAAATAAAGTCAGGTATATAA
- a CDS encoding FAD-dependent oxidoreductase, with translation MALQPWRTGHVIRVENETKDTKRYWIQVPELTSFDFAPGQFVTLDLPIHEKPNRRLRSYSIASWPDGSNIFELVIVLDRRGTGTNYIFEHVETGSVVTFRGPQGVFTLKEPLDKEIFFICTGTGIAPFRSMIHHIQNKAIPHKGINLVFGCRTKDNLLYHDEMTELQDAVAGFRYVPVLSREQWEGKTGYVHAVYEELCAQRQPASFFLCGWKGMIDEAKKRILDMGYDKKDIHVEIYG, from the coding sequence ATGGCATTACAACCGTGGCGAACCGGCCATGTTATCCGGGTAGAGAATGAAACAAAAGACACAAAAAGGTACTGGATACAGGTACCCGAATTAACCTCCTTCGATTTTGCACCCGGACAGTTTGTTACCCTCGATCTTCCCATTCATGAAAAGCCCAACCGCCGCCTGCGCAGCTATTCCATTGCTTCCTGGCCCGACGGCAGCAATATCTTTGAGCTGGTCATTGTACTCGACAGGAGGGGAACCGGGACAAATTATATTTTCGAGCATGTGGAAACAGGTTCTGTGGTTACTTTCCGGGGTCCGCAGGGCGTCTTTACGTTAAAAGAGCCACTGGATAAAGAGATATTCTTTATTTGCACCGGTACCGGCATTGCACCATTCCGCAGCATGATACATCACATACAGAACAAGGCAATACCCCACAAAGGCATTAACCTCGTATTTGGGTGCCGCACAAAAGATAACCTGCTGTATCATGATGAAATGACGGAACTGCAGGATGCCGTAGCCGGGTTCAGGTATGTGCCTGTTCTGTCAAGAGAGCAATGGGAGGGTAAGACCGGTTATGTTCATGCCGTGTACGAAGAGCTTTGTGCCCAAAGGCAACCGGCCAGTTTCTTTTTATGCGGGTGGAAGGGCATGATCGATGAAGCAAAGAAACGGATCCTGGATATGGGGTATGATAAAAAGGATATTCATGTGGAGATATATGGCTGA
- the nuoL gene encoding NADH-quinone oxidoreductase subunit L has product MLNATYIALIPLLPLAGFIMLGIFGRKYFKNTSGVIGTALLLASTLLALYTAYGYFFEYGRVEGVYQKLVPLKYTWLEFSRGVSIDMGIILDPISAMMLVVVTFVSLMVHIYSLAYMKGEERFPTYYAFLGLFTFSMLGLVVSSNIFQIYIFWELVGVSSFLLIGYYYDKPSAVAACKKAFIVTRFADVGFLIGILILSFYSGTLDFNTLIATLTSPESTEYKNAVTASFLGVSALTWGLVLVFVGGAGKSAMFPLHIWLPDAMEGPTPVSALIHAATMVVAGVFLVARLFPVFAISSPAALGLVGYVGAISALIAAVIACTQTDIKRVLAYSTMSQIGYMMFALGVSGYGGEEGLGYTASMFHLFTHAMFKALLFLGAGAVIHFIHSNEMKDMGGLRKYLPITHITFLIACLAIAGVPPFAGFFSKEEILLAAYQHSPTIYWIALITSGLTAFYMFRLYFSIFWNKEHHPHSGHHGEGGFAMMMPLLLLAVGAAAAGFIPFGHFVSSDGKALETGFHLQFSIAPVALALAGIFIAMWMYRRQNDKPEKIAASLNGLYKAAYHKFYIDEIYMFITRKIIFNLIGRPAAWFDKHVVDGLVNLTGDGTEMISEGIKRIQSGKVQQYAVYFLAGVIGLALLFIYVWK; this is encoded by the coding sequence ATGCTTAACGCAACCTACATAGCGCTGATCCCCTTACTGCCACTGGCTGGGTTCATCATGCTGGGAATATTCGGCAGGAAATATTTTAAGAATACATCGGGCGTTATCGGAACTGCCTTATTGCTGGCATCAACCCTGCTGGCATTGTATACGGCCTATGGTTATTTCTTTGAGTATGGCAGGGTGGAGGGTGTTTACCAGAAACTGGTGCCGTTGAAGTATACCTGGCTGGAATTTTCCAGGGGCGTTTCCATTGACATGGGCATCATCCTCGATCCCATTTCTGCCATGATGCTGGTTGTGGTAACTTTTGTTTCCCTGATGGTGCATATTTACAGCCTCGCTTACATGAAGGGCGAAGAAAGGTTCCCGACCTATTATGCTTTCCTTGGACTGTTTACATTTTCCATGCTTGGACTGGTTGTTTCCTCTAATATTTTCCAGATATATATATTCTGGGAACTGGTGGGTGTCTCTTCTTTCTTACTGATCGGGTACTATTACGACAAGCCAAGTGCGGTAGCTGCCTGTAAAAAGGCATTCATTGTAACAAGGTTTGCTGATGTTGGATTCCTGATAGGCATATTGATATTATCATTCTATTCCGGTACGCTCGACTTTAATACATTGATCGCAACACTTACTTCGCCTGAATCCACTGAATATAAGAATGCGGTTACTGCTTCATTCCTCGGCGTATCTGCCTTAACATGGGGATTGGTCCTGGTGTTTGTAGGCGGTGCAGGAAAGAGTGCGATGTTCCCGCTGCATATCTGGTTACCCGATGCCATGGAAGGTCCCACACCGGTCTCCGCGTTGATACATGCTGCAACCATGGTGGTGGCGGGCGTGTTCCTGGTGGCAAGGTTGTTTCCGGTGTTTGCCATTTCTTCTCCTGCTGCCCTGGGTTTGGTTGGTTACGTGGGTGCCATTTCTGCATTGATCGCTGCGGTGATCGCATGTACACAAACAGATATCAAACGGGTGCTGGCTTATTCCACCATGTCGCAGATCGGGTATATGATGTTTGCCCTGGGTGTTTCCGGATATGGTGGTGAGGAAGGGTTGGGATATACCGCATCCATGTTCCACCTGTTCACCCATGCTATGTTCAAAGCATTGTTGTTCCTGGGAGCAGGTGCCGTGATCCATTTTATACACAGCAACGAAATGAAGGACATGGGCGGATTGAGAAAATATTTACCCATCACCCACATCACTTTCCTGATCGCCTGCCTGGCCATTGCCGGTGTGCCGCCATTTGCAGGGTTCTTCAGCAAGGAAGAGATCCTATTGGCCGCTTACCAGCACAGCCCAACTATTTACTGGATCGCATTGATCACATCGGGATTGACAGCTTTCTATATGTTCCGTCTCTATTTCAGTATTTTCTGGAACAAGGAGCACCACCCACACAGTGGACATCATGGGGAAGGCGGATTTGCCATGATGATGCCCCTGTTGTTATTGGCAGTTGGAGCCGCTGCAGCAGGCTTTATCCCATTCGGGCATTTTGTTAGCTCAGATGGTAAAGCGCTGGAAACCGGATTCCACCTGCAGTTCTCCATTGCCCCGGTGGCGCTGGCACTGGCGGGTATCTTTATCGCTATGTGGATGTACAGAAGGCAGAATGATAAACCGGAAAAGATCGCTGCATCACTCAACGGTTTGTACAAAGCAGCGTACCATAAATTCTATATTGATGAGATCTATATGTTCATCACCCGGAAGATCATTTTCAACCTCATCGGCAGACCGGCGGCATGGTTTGATAAGCATGTGGTGGATGGCCTGGTGAACCTCACCGGTGATGGAACAGAAATGATCTCGGAAGGAATAAAAAGAATTCAATCGGGTAAAGTACAGCAATACGCGGTTTACTTCCTGGCAGGTGTGATAGGGCTGGCCTTGCTTTTTATTTATGTGTGGAAATGA
- a CDS encoding NADH-quinone oxidoreductase subunit C yields the protein MKTKITELLSAATFDESGEWLNVNIEPADWLSFAGKLRNDDSLFFDYLFCLTCIDWKTHLSMVYHLSSTKYRHNIVIKSKLDANTPAIETVSHIWRTAEFHEREVYEMFGVDFLNHPDLRLLILPDGWEGKNPMRKDFEDPVNMIKL from the coding sequence TTGAAAACCAAAATAACCGAACTGCTTTCCGCAGCCACCTTTGATGAGAGTGGAGAATGGCTCAATGTAAATATAGAGCCTGCTGATTGGTTATCCTTTGCAGGTAAACTCCGCAATGATGATTCCTTATTCTTCGACTACCTTTTTTGCCTTACCTGTATAGACTGGAAGACCCATCTTTCCATGGTATACCACCTCAGTTCTACAAAATACCGCCACAATATAGTTATCAAATCCAAACTCGATGCAAATACACCCGCGATTGAAACCGTAAGCCATATCTGGAGAACGGCTGAATTTCATGAAAGGGAAGTGTATGAAATGTTTGGCGTTGATTTTTTAAATCACCCCGACCTGCGGTTATTGATATTGCCCGATGGATGGGAAGGTAAGAACCCGATGCGCAAGGATTTTGAAGATCCGGTGAATATGATAAAATTATAA
- a CDS encoding NADH-quinone oxidoreductase subunit A, producing MGASSMIVLIIAALAFSTIAVLIAKFVTKYTKNPQKGEPYECGIPTTGKTWIQLNVGYYLFALVFLIFDVELIFIFPWAVVAKSVGWVALVEIVIFIFILFMGFLYAQKKGALKWM from the coding sequence ATGGGTGCATCTTCCATGATCGTTCTGATAATTGCAGCGCTGGCATTTTCTACAATTGCTGTTCTGATCGCCAAGTTTGTCACAAAATATACCAAGAACCCACAGAAAGGGGAACCTTACGAATGCGGCATACCCACTACCGGTAAAACCTGGATTCAATTGAATGTCGGGTACTATTTATTTGCCCTGGTGTTTTTGATCTTTGATGTGGAACTGATATTTATTTTCCCCTGGGCGGTAGTTGCAAAATCAGTGGGGTGGGTTGCCCTGGTTGAGATCGTTATCTTCATTTTTATATTATTTATGGGATTCTTATATGCACAGAAAAAAGGTGCACTAAAATGGATGTAA